tttaaatatcttctaaTATTTCTTTAACCGTCAAACAGTACACTGGTACGAATTCGCACCGTCGTTTTTGAAAAGTTGGTAGCATTTGATCATAGACAGCTGTACGGAATTATCGCCACCGCGACAAATATTTCTGAACCCCAAGGTTTCAGGCCCAAGTCCTGTTAGTTCCAGTTTCATTGATCTCTCCGAGATAGAAGGACGAGCAAATCGAATGAGTGCGAATCAACACCTGTGTACCTTTTACGTGCGGTAAAGTTTGGCGAGctggaatttctaaatattgttctCAAGTAGAGGAGTTTTGTTCGTTTGTTGAATGTAAGTATGTTTATgtacatttatttgttatttgtcaatttttcatgataatttcctATAAATTTGGCAAAAATGTGATCTTTTTCCATTAGATGCATTGCAGATGCCCAATATGTATGCGAAGGAAGTGCGACGACCATCGTTCATCAATGTGCATCGAATGACAAAAATAACGCGAATAGTGagcatttcttgttgaaaaaattcgagagaaattctaactaaaaaaattttcatgtaattGTTGCATTACTTTCAATTCTCTTCCTTCATAACTGTAAATCATGTATTTGAAAACACCCCAACTTTGACCTAGCGGGAAAAATACTAGATACACATTCTCggcataaacaatattttttcatgattgtgTGTTCCTTTAACTGCCAAATCCagcaaagtttaattaatttgaataaaattcgaagaaatggcgaattttttccaaaaaagttatttttaaaaaaagatgctttatttataacaaattatcatgggtaaaattaatgattatcccAATTTCTATAGGAACAATAGATTTAGCaggaaatttcacacaaaaaacatgtgtttaacatttttctagtctcaatcttttttatattcgaagttgaaaatgcaaaagctAGATTCGCACCAGGGTACCTTTAGTAGGGGCCAGAAAgtagtgtaccgtttgagggataaaaatgtttaaatctttaaaatcctaggAGACCCCATAAAATCCCTTAATATTTAATCCAGTTTCGTTTACCCTCTAAAAATCTCTGacaattccttaaaatccattcaaatccTTTGACACccatttcaaattccttgaaatctttgaagtccttAGAGATTCTACAAAATGTCTTAGGTTcgttcaaattccttgaaatactttgaaatcgcatatattatcttgaaatatgtagtatatctttaaaattctttaaaaatttggaaattgtttggaaattcgatttttgataTCTTATCTCAACCAATCAgtgataaaaaatagttgcattagcgagaaattttagaaaatagtagcactagtctaatttttttctaaaatagtaataaaataattcCATCATTTAAAGAAGTTCCTGCATAAAGATTTCAGGAAGTCTTGGGCACTATTTTTCATGTTATCAACCTCTCATTCCATTTGAATATTTCATgtggatattaaaattaaatatgaattttagaataattttagtaGAGAGTGATCATTTGATCAACCCGCTGTTTAAATTTGAGTATTGTATGtggttattaaatttaaatcctttgaaatactgaaaaaatagatataattttattttattctaattttgataATTACCTTCCATTATATTTTGTGCAAAAAGTGCTACACTTGGATGAAAATGATTCGATAGTGCAAAAAGCTCATAACAGAAAGTGTTATTTGCTCCCGAGCCAAGTGGATTTCGACAAAACGGATCGTATTCTTTATCAGGATTGAATTCCTCCTTAATTTTAGGTTCTTCTTTAATTTCTATGACTTCTTCCTTCTTGGAAACGGGTTTAGAAAAAGGATCTGTAGTAACATTTGATAATACTATATTACTATCCTCTTCAAGTCTTTTCTTTTCCCTTTCTATCCTTTCATTTTCCTCATCACTGTCGGATTCTTCCTTCTCTTccaaaattgtttcagtttcaattttaacttcaTGTTCGAAACGTGCAAGAATCTGTTTGGTATCTTTCCTTGATTTCAAAACTTGGGATACAACGTAAAGTGTCGCACAAGCCATGTTGGCAGGGTAGTAGAGAGTaacttggaaaattctttttatgtAAGCCTGCAAGCGAATTACGCTATGATCATTTCGCAAAACACGATATAATAAATTCAGAAAGATGGCTCGTTTATTTGCTATTCCGATTTGAGGATCTACGAGTTTTCTGTAAAAAGTGGAGTAAAATCTGTTCAGCTGCACTTGATTCTTACCAACGACCTGAAATGGTTTGAAGATATTTATTagatttattttggaattttttctatttaatgtcAGTACAATATTACAAGGTTATTTAAATTCAGACTGTCTAGCAAAACTTCGTGTTCAAAATCGTTTTCGAATTTCCCGAATCGAAATTAACGTCTTTCCCGTTTTTTTGTTTGCATACGTGTTTCATTTTTGCTCTTTATTATTGATTACAAAATTAGTAAACGatactagaaaaataaaaaaattctttaattgggATAGATAAGATGTCACCAAAAGGGCCGATTTAtgataagttttaaagaaaataccttgaaataaaaattgagaacatcATGTCAATCagaaaaataagatatttattacttctaatgtaaaatttgaaGCGAGCCAGGATGAACGTTTCAAggagcaaacaaaaatttatttattttaccatCTAAATTAAATGATTGATTCTGGAGCTTGTGAAAAAAGTGTTTATGAAACGtgcaaaaatataacaaaattaaaacaaaaaaattaattagaaaaacttCCACGATATGGCGATATGTGCGTTGAGCAAAAATATTGCagcaattattaaaacaaatactatcacaaataaaagtaaaaatttgaagaaaaaaaactgctaattaacaatttttcagaacaaataaacacaaaaacATGAAATCAATTTGATGGAAATTGACTTTTTCGAccttttcgaattttgattttttacccTAAAACTAATCATTTTGAAACGTGTTAGCCGTTGCACCCGAAAATCCCGGGAAATAATAGTGAATTTACTTTTTGACCGGGtattttacaaatgtttcgaagaaaaatctatgtaatcatttgaaatatcgTAAATTTCATACAACattatataaatgaaattttaaataaatctgatgtcaggtttttaaaaatgttaggttcaattgttaactttttaaattatgaaatcattcaagTTCATAATACGTAATCCTAAaatcttaagtttaaaaattttctatttcaagtcttcattttcaagtgtatttttgtaacaatttttaagTTGACTAACTgcaattcaagtattaaaaattgaaaagttgattttagaAGATCATTTTGAATCtgtaggaattaaaaaatgtatagaatttagcgttaaaaataaaatgtttcaatacaGAAGCTTTAGTATTTAAACATTCGACTGaaactttatgaactattttcagtttcaaaataacttgaaataaataCTTTCGATTGATTCACAATTaatgctttaattaaattttaaatcctccgctcaaatattatttcagtctaaaatattccattttttagccATGGcaacttaaattgttttaattaaacaaaaacgttgtttaatattttaaaatattgactttttatttaaaatgagccattaaaaataacaaattcaaaaccaatttgcaattaaattgtttcaaataggAAGCcttgattctttaaaatttcaaagaactaaatttaaactttaataatcagaatttgaactttttcaatttgttaaacttttaatttgcaaataatattttacaatttgaatgtataaataataactgaacaattatttaattcaaaggaattaaaattaaaataatttaaattctagttaaaaaaagtgtttacttttaaataatgaatttaaaagtttccaattattaatatttctaaaaaatttttaaacataataaaaactgagctgcaaattaaagcactcagagtgaaactcttgaatttttaacattaaaaatttaagttttaaagttttttcattcaaaaatattatatttaaatgctcaataatttacacgtataaatgGAAGTTactaattaaagaatcaatcaataaatacacttttattaaattatatcatttgaagtatttttaagctagtaacattgaaaattgaacgattacattttttttgtaaactgaacatttcttaaatttaaagttaaatttttttcaatttaaatactagtttaaaaatacttaaaatgctttcaaattttatattaagaacttgaaacatctacatgttgttttacatttttttaatttttattcgttttttttaatttttcagaacttctaaaggtctttttaaatgattcgaactttttataaaattgttcctaccaattttttaaaaatcctgccaaataaaaaatttgcctaACAATTTTCCACATTAATTGTTGAtagttttttcaatctttttaaatgtctttaaatattcgcttaaaattaatttttcaaaataaaaaatcattttaaattttccaaggaaatgttttttattcttctgagggctttcgaaattcttaaaaagcttctaaattttttgttcgaaatttgtcaGTAAACGtagaaatttcgtttaaattgtttgaattaatgtcaaattttttattattttgaattttttgaaacaattaaaattgtaacgttaaaagtttacttttaaatattcaatatataattactaattttaaataaacagtcagatatttctaaatatgaagTAATTGTTGTTttcccaaacaaaaaatttcaaattgaatggtttaaaaatggaatttttttagactgaaataatatttgaagtttaaaaaaagcccttaattatgaatatattaatttggagataatttaaaattaataatagtatATAAAGGTTCAATCgggcgtttaaatttgtttaacgaatAAGATTTTCCAAtggaaatagattaatttttaacgttaaaatctgcaaattctaaaattgtgaactgctccgaatcgtcttgtaaaatcaattattatttacattttaagttttaaagtacagttcaatttcaagaataattaattaatttatattcacagttaagcaaataaaaatgttttttatccaaaatcttctaatttttaattgtttcaatatttaaaactgcatttttaaactcttcaaattaaaatgtaagcttaaaaattgaAGTCTAAAATGGAGAATATTAAAGTGAAAGATATTCCAATTAagcatataataaatataataaatgaaaaaagataacaattcaactaaataattttataatcattttaggtagaaaataaacatttctatttaaatttccgATCACATATTTCCCAAATCAGCTCACGAATTCCCGccattttctcatatttttcctAGTGCCAAAAATTCCCGGATCGTTAGACGctctgaaatttcaaataattatttttagaagcTCTGATTAAATCCAACTTACTTGAAACAAAAGACTGAGCGCGTTTAATGAAACATTAAATGATCCAATATGCACAACTTTGTAAAGCGAATCAATATGATCATTTAACTTATCAGATTCGATTTTGGCGAATCGATAAGCCCGATTAACGCCAGTCAAAATCGCCGCCATCATTCTACTATCAGGTTCTCCTTTCTTCAAACTAGCTTTGAAGAATGCAAAATAAACGTCAATCAGAGAATTCGCAGTCTCAACATCATCTCGGTCCAGCACAAATTGCGTTAGCAAACAAATTGCATAATATTGAGCTCTTGGAGCTACATTATTCCTAAACAAAAGTTTCTCCACTTCACGAAGAACCACGACTTTCATATTAGAGTGCTCGAACAGTAATTTATTCAAACAGAAAATCACCTTTGAGGCAACTTTACTACTCGGATCACCGATTTTGTTCACGAGAAAATCCAGCAATTTGTGTTCCTGTTCTGAATTTCCCATCAAAAGATCATTCATAATTGCAACTGCCTTTTCTCGATTTGAATCGACAGTGTTGGATGCGATTTGCGACAggcaaacaacaaatttttcgtATATTTCTCGGAGTTGATCTTCAAAATACCAATGAGCAAGTAGTTTGTTTTTGGAAATGAATGGAGtgcttttttctgcattttttgaaACCCCTAATTTGTCGAGTTTGTCTAAATCTTGCTCTTcgaattttagaagtttgaatTTCGGATGAAGCAAATCGGTGAGGAAGAGATCTCGAAGAGCTGCGACAATCATACCACATTGATTTTGCTTGGCTGCTCGTACTTGACCGACGAGTGATGTTAATCTTGTGAGATTATGTTTAGGACTGTCTTGTATTAAAACGACGCTGGCTGCTACTTTATCGGAACTTGTTCCTTGAGATAAGGCAGTTTTGAGCCAACCGTAttctgaatttttggattttgattgttttaattgaaaggcGTTTGTCTCTGCTTCGAGATGTGTTTTTGCTTCGGCTTTTAAATCCATGACTGTGACTTCCGACTTTGAATGAGTACATATTGCTTGTGCCTTTGGGAACTCCTCgtaccattttttatttgtggATGGTGTCAAATATTCAGCAATGGTTTTCatctgaaatttaaaaccaaattatttactatatttttatacaaaggcAAAAAGATCAAAACTTGGGGTTAAATCTTCGGTTTTGGTTTCAGGATAAATTGAAAGTTCTTACCACTTTTTTAGaacatgaagttttaaaaaattggaaagtttGAAGTTAGATTATATTAGCCggagaatcattttaaattcactattttcTTCCTGTCAATTGTTAATTTTCCCGGTCAATTTCACGAAGttcgaaagatttgaatgatttcaaacgattttgaaagctttcaagagatttctaaacattttaaaagatagaAGATTTGGAAAGAAAGAAGATTTGGAATAGGGAATTTGGGAAAAGAATGATATTTCTGAGTTTTAACTTCAg
The sequence above is drawn from the Belonocnema kinseyi isolate 2016_QV_RU_SX_M_011 chromosome 7, B_treatae_v1, whole genome shotgun sequence genome and encodes:
- the LOC117177477 gene encoding CCAAT/enhancer-binding protein zeta — translated: MKTIAEYLTPSTNKKWYEEFPKAQAICTHSKSEVTVMDLKAEAKTHLEAETNAFQLKQSKSKNSEYGWLKTALSQGTSSDKVAASVVLIQDSPKHNLTRLTSLVGQVRAAKQNQCGMIVAALRDLFLTDLLHPKFKLLKFEEQDLDKLDKLGVSKNAEKSTPFISKNKLLAHWYFEDQLREIYEKFVVCLSQIASNTVDSNREKAVAIMNDLLMGNSEQEHKLLDFLVNKIGDPSSKVASKVIFCLNKLLFEHSNMKVVVLREVEKLLFRNNVAPRAQYYAICLLTQFVLDRDDVETANSLIDVYFAFFKASLKKGEPDSRMMAAILTGVNRAYRFAKIESDKLNDHIDSLYKVVHIGSFNVSLNALSLLFQVVGKNQVQLNRFYSTFYRKLVDPQIGIANKRAIFLNLLYRVLRNDHSVIRLQAYIKRIFQVTLYYPANMACATLYVVSQVLKSRKDTKQILARFEHEVKIETETILEEKEESDSDEENERIEREKKRLEEDSNIVLSNVTTDPFSKPVSKKEEVIEIKEEPKIKEEFNPDKEYDPFCRNPLGSGANNTFCYELFALSNHFHPSVALFAQNIMEGKTIDYTGDPLADLNLIRFLDRYVYKNPKKLESKSVTRKGDPLAQRAGYVPQGVRAVPVDSEAYLNEREDRIPVDELFLYQFLKRRKETRGTVEDDDDGDNESVTSEDFNAMLDGLAKDKDLGDFDIAGNIDTSMAKSKKTGKSSDDEDDEEEDDGESIEGDLDEDDFEEGDDFEEGLEDEEMEDLSDVDLEGMDDDLSDMDFSDEGDDEDTLREELASIKKTGKSSKKKSKDENVFMSAEKFAEMLEEQGNSKIKHGGSNSMSTVDGAGFKQLNWESKKNQRFSGPRFGKKGKRTKSFKSNKKSSKRQKR